From a region of the Mycobacteroides saopaulense genome:
- a CDS encoding phosphotransferase, with product MEPPDWVVTLLSRAALVPLQAQPLTGGVSSDVWRVRLSSGESVVAKRAVEQLRVQARWVVPLERNAFEARYLTRVSRIVPSFTPNVVVADEDLNAFAMIDLGPIPSWREDLANGRIDPEVGAELGTRLVAVHSRTAGDATTASEFASDDLFEALRTEPYLRYTARHLPEHAGVLTQLADDLADTHTALAHGDVSPKNIIVTAAGPVLTDAECAWYGDPAFDLAFCLNHLLLKRIWKPEHRDLLRETSARFLAAYLGGVSWEPSSAVAARTARLLPALALARVDGRSPVDYLSTGQRDSLRIRAGQALYQSATDPLAMAQQLEGL from the coding sequence ATGGAGCCACCTGACTGGGTGGTCACCCTCCTCTCCCGGGCCGCACTCGTGCCACTGCAAGCACAGCCCTTGACCGGAGGGGTGTCCTCCGACGTGTGGCGAGTGCGGTTGAGTTCCGGTGAATCGGTGGTGGCCAAAAGGGCCGTCGAACAACTTCGCGTGCAAGCGCGCTGGGTGGTGCCGTTGGAGCGCAACGCCTTCGAGGCACGCTACCTAACGCGCGTATCACGAATCGTGCCGTCGTTCACACCAAACGTTGTGGTCGCCGACGAAGATCTCAACGCGTTCGCCATGATCGACCTGGGGCCCATCCCTTCCTGGCGGGAGGACCTGGCCAACGGTCGCATCGATCCCGAGGTAGGCGCGGAACTCGGGACACGCCTTGTCGCTGTTCACTCTCGCACCGCCGGTGATGCCACGACGGCAAGCGAATTCGCATCCGATGACCTGTTCGAGGCGCTACGGACCGAGCCGTACCTGCGCTACACGGCGCGGCACCTACCGGAACACGCGGGAGTGCTGACACAGCTGGCCGACGACCTCGCCGACACGCACACCGCGTTGGCACACGGAGACGTGAGCCCGAAGAACATCATCGTCACCGCCGCTGGCCCAGTACTGACCGACGCCGAATGCGCCTGGTACGGCGACCCCGCCTTCGACCTGGCGTTCTGCCTCAACCACCTGCTGCTCAAGCGGATATGGAAGCCGGAGCACCGGGATCTGCTGCGGGAGACCAGTGCGCGGTTCCTCGCCGCGTATCTAGGGGGCGTCTCCTGGGAGCCATCGAGTGCCGTGGCCGCACGGACCGCAAGGCTACTGCCCGCGTTGGCGCTGGCGCGCGTTGACGGACGCTCCCCCGTGGATTACTTGTCCACCGGCCAACGCGATTCATTGCGCATTCGCGCCGGGCAGGCCCTGTATCAATCGGCCACCGATCCGTTGGCCATGGCACAACAGTTGGAAGGGTTATGA
- a CDS encoding TetR/AcrR family transcriptional regulator, whose product MVMSSDSEIRPMPADQPSTQRGRSTRRALMDAAREVISRVGYAETRVIDITTKAGKSVGVFYNYFTDKAELLRTMVDEFRDQAYTRGDTVATDDRAPYDVIRDIVTVYWTTYREHAPVLSGVFQAAQIDPTFVAYWRDLRAPARTMIANNIRRLQTHDYCPGMDPDITASAIGAMMDYFCYVWLVEGGETGRSSVSDEEAIDTLARIWFNALWWKSEGAHGAT is encoded by the coding sequence GTGGTGATGTCTAGCGATTCAGAGATCCGGCCCATGCCCGCCGATCAGCCCTCGACACAACGCGGGCGCAGCACGCGTCGCGCCTTGATGGATGCCGCGCGTGAGGTCATCTCCAGGGTCGGTTACGCCGAAACGCGGGTCATCGACATCACCACCAAGGCCGGCAAGTCGGTCGGGGTGTTCTACAACTACTTCACCGACAAGGCCGAGCTGCTGCGCACCATGGTCGACGAGTTCCGCGACCAGGCCTACACCCGCGGGGACACCGTCGCGACCGACGATCGCGCCCCGTACGACGTGATCCGCGACATCGTCACCGTGTACTGGACCACCTATCGCGAGCACGCACCGGTCCTTTCCGGGGTATTCCAAGCGGCCCAGATCGACCCCACATTCGTGGCCTACTGGCGAGACTTGCGCGCTCCGGCACGCACGATGATCGCCAACAACATTCGGCGTCTACAAACGCATGACTACTGCCCGGGAATGGATCCCGACATCACCGCCTCCGCCATCGGCGCGATGATGGACTACTTCTGTTACGTCTGGCTGGTCGAGGGTGGCGAGACCGGACGCAGCTCGGTCAGCGACGAAGAGGCCATCGACACTCTGGCCCGCATCTGGTTCAACGCGCTGTGGTGGAAATCCGAAGGCGCACATGGAGCCACCTGA